Genomic DNA from Tepidibacillus fermentans:
TAACTTCCTTTGCCCCATAATGGGCCGCATGAATGGCAAAACCTCCAGTATGAGAAAAACAGTCGAGAACTTCTGCTCCTTCCGTTCCCTTCTCTCCCCATCCTCTCATTAACGGCTTTAATGCAGCACGGTTTTCCCGTTGGTCAAAAAAATAGCCCGTCTTTTGACCTTCATATACATCAACCAAGATATGTAAATTATTTTCGGTGATCTCAACATGTCGTGGAACCTCTCCATACCAAATACCTGTCTCTTGCTGCAAACCTTCCAATTCGCGAACAGGTACATCATTACGAAGATAGATTCCCTTAGGTTTAAAAACCGTGAGAAGGCCTTCTAATATATATGGTTTTAAACGTTCCATCCCATAAGAAAGAATCTGAACGACAAGATAATCTTCATACTTATCAACAATGAGGCCAGGTAAGAAATCGGCTTCCCCATAAATAGCTCGGTATGATTTAACACCGGGTAAAAATCGGTGACGATACTCTTTCGCTTGTTGAATTCGTCGAATAAAGAAAGAAGCATCAACCATTTCATCTGGATGATAGCTGAGCACTCTTGCAATAATCTGTGATTTTGGGTTGGCATAGCCAAGTGCCAGAAATACACCTTGATGGTTCACAATCTGGACAATTTGCCCTTGAGATAGTTCTCCTTCAATTCGCTCTACTTCGCTTTGAAAGACCCAAGGATGCCCCTGTTCCAGCCGCTTTCTTCGTTTTCGTTGTAAGAATAATTTGGTATTGTATTTCAATTGCTCCACCTCATTCTTCAATTTGTGTATAAGAAACCCCTTTAACCGGTACTGTTTTTAATGCAGTAGGAAAGTCTTCGTAAATCAGATTTCCAACAATAATCGTATGGGCATATTGGCTCATCTCGACTGCTTTTTCATACGAATGAATACCACCACCGTAAAAGATTTGTGAATATTCTACGATCTGTTGAATCGCTTTTAACCAATCCGGATTACCATATTTCCCACTGTATTCAACATAGAGTATCGGTAGTCGCAACATCTGATCCACTATTCTAGCATAAGCCAAAACATCCTCTAATTCAGTTGGAACTTTGCTTTTCGTTAATTTTGCTACGGACGAATCCTCATTAAGAATAATATAACCTTCCACAAAGACTTGATTCCAGTTCACCCATTCTCCATAACGCTTTAAGGCTTCATGATGAACATTTAGAATCCATTTTGGATCTTGAGCATTGACAACAAGGGGAATAAAATAGTAATCAAAACCAGGTACAATCGCTTGTAAATTGGAGATTTCTTGAATTGCGATTTTACCGTGCATTCGAATCTGTTTTAAAAGAGCCTGAGAATCTTCATATGTCACCCCTAGGGTACCACCAACTATAATGGCACCCGTTTCTGTATGACATAATTGTTCTATTTGATTTTCTGTAATCGGTCGATTGGGATCTAGTTTGAACATGTGTTTTAAACTTGATAAGAATGAATGATTCATTGTTTCCTCCTGTAAATAAAAATATATCATATTAATAAGTTTTTCTCAGAAGGTAGAAATCAGAAAGCGAACGGGATAAAATGGGTCAAATGGTCAACTTCAGCTATGATGAAAAAAGAGAGTAGATATGACTACTCTCCCCCAGAATTTTAGTCTATTAGTCTATTTGTTTGATTTCTGGTTTATCAAATGTCAACCGATCTAAAACCATTTTATAACCATCGTTCCCATAATTGAGGCATCTTTTCACTCTGGATATTGTAGCTGTACTTGCGCCTGTCTCTGTTTCAATTTGGTTATACGTATAACCTTTCATCAACATTCGAGCCACTTCAAGGCGTTGTGCTAAGGATTGAATCTCATTCACCGTCATTAAATCATCAAAAAAACGATAGGCCTCTTCAAGTGTTTCTAATTTTAAGATCGATTCAAATAACTGATCAACCGTTTTATCTTTCAATTTGTCAAATGGCACGATTCTCTCACCTCACGTCAATAGATTACCACATTCCCGTAAAAAAAAATAGTGTTTCCAGAGGACTTCTATACTTTATAGGCAAAAAGTGCAAGCGGTTACATCTTTGTTCTATTATAACATAATTTCATACACTAAAACAATAAATTGTCTATTGATAGGAGACATGGGTTTGTGGTTCGACCACGATAATCCATGTTTTTCCTGGATATAATCCCTGTTCCACACCATTGACATAAGCCCGAATCATTCCATTTTGCATTTTCCAATCAATCGCTTTTCCTACACCGTTTTGGAATAAATATCCTTTACCTTGACCATCAATATCAATTCCTCTTTTTGTGTTGCCAATTGACCAATGTTTTGCTCGGATCACAAGTACATTTCTTGCAGTTAATTGTTCTTTTGTTTCTAAATCTGTATGTGGTTGTTGATTGATGGTGCGTTTATATAACTTTGTCGCTTCATCATATTGATAGCCAACAATATACTTTGGATAGTATTCAATTGAGATATTTTTTGCCGGCTGACCTGTTACAATATCTTCTTCTTTTAAAAATAGAATAGATGGAATCTCTCCTACTAAGCGATATCCATGATCACTAGCATATTGTTTAATTTTCTCTGTACTTGTATACAAATTGTGAGGTGCCTTCCGAAACTTTGCTCGCCAAAAATATCTTCCCTCTCCCACTAGACCATCAACATCAGGTAGTGATCCTCTTTTTAATATTGCATCGGCTTCATCACTTGCTCCGGCATGAACAATCAGTGCATCTAATCCTTTCATAATATCTAAATAATAAGGACGAATACTTCGAACAGGGCCAATGATTTCTGGCTCTTGACTCTGATAGACTGCTAGAAAACGAGTAATCATTCCTTCAGCAAGGATTTCGTAGACGATATCCGCTTGGTTCAATCCACTTTGTGGTCTCGCTTTTGAATGATTATTAATCATCACTCCAATCAATCTTTGATTAAGCTCATGATCTACGGGTAATCCTGTCAACGGTGCATAATGAATCGGTTTTCCCGGTTCAGGATTTATCTGCTCTACTTGTTCCTTATTTTCTGAAGACTGTGTTTGGGGTGTTGATTGTTTTGCACAACCGACAAATGAACCGAAAAGTAATAGACTAAGAATAACGATCACGATCTTTTTCACGGCAATATCCACCTCTCCCCT
This window encodes:
- a CDS encoding class I SAM-dependent rRNA methyltransferase — its product is MKNEVEQLKYNTKLFLQRKRRKRLEQGHPWVFQSEVERIEGELSQGQIVQIVNHQGVFLALGYANPKSQIIARVLSYHPDEMVDASFFIRRIQQAKEYRHRFLPGVKSYRAIYGEADFLPGLIVDKYEDYLVVQILSYGMERLKPYILEGLLTVFKPKGIYLRNDVPVRELEGLQQETGIWYGEVPRHVEITENNLHILVDVYEGQKTGYFFDQRENRAALKPLMRGWGEKGTEGAEVLDCFSHTGGFAIHAAHYGAKEVTAVDISELAIETAKRNAELNGLEDRIQFEVANVFDFLREKEKEGRQYDVVILDPPAFAKSRSAVKGAYRGYKEINLRGMKLLREGGFLITASCSYHMTPDLFVQMVQDAASDAHKILRPVTFVGAGKDHPEIAGVDEGHYLKFAIYEVRSRG
- a CDS encoding heptaprenylglyceryl phosphate synthase → MNHSFLSSLKHMFKLDPNRPITENQIEQLCHTETGAIIVGGTLGVTYEDSQALLKQIRMHGKIAIQEISNLQAIVPGFDYYFIPLVVNAQDPKWILNVHHEALKRYGEWVNWNQVFVEGYIILNEDSSVAKLTKSKVPTELEDVLAYARIVDQMLRLPILYVEYSGKYGNPDWLKAIQQIVEYSQIFYGGGIHSYEKAVEMSQYAHTIIVGNLIYEDFPTALKTVPVKGVSYTQIEE
- a CDS encoding YerC/YecD family TrpR-related protein, translating into MPFDKLKDKTVDQLFESILKLETLEEAYRFFDDLMTVNEIQSLAQRLEVARMLMKGYTYNQIETETGASTATISRVKRCLNYGNDGYKMVLDRLTFDKPEIKQID
- a CDS encoding DUF3048 domain-containing protein, which produces MKKIVIVILSLLLFGSFVGCAKQSTPQTQSSENKEQVEQINPEPGKPIHYAPLTGLPVDHELNQRLIGVMINNHSKARPQSGLNQADIVYEILAEGMITRFLAVYQSQEPEIIGPVRSIRPYYLDIMKGLDALIVHAGASDEADAILKRGSLPDVDGLVGEGRYFWRAKFRKAPHNLYTSTEKIKQYASDHGYRLVGEIPSILFLKEEDIVTGQPAKNISIEYYPKYIVGYQYDEATKLYKRTINQQPHTDLETKEQLTARNVLVIRAKHWSIGNTKRGIDIDGQGKGYLFQNGVGKAIDWKMQNGMIRAYVNGVEQGLYPGKTWIIVVEPQTHVSYQ